A region of Rhizorhabdus wittichii RW1 DNA encodes the following proteins:
- a CDS encoding RND efflux system, outer membrane lipoprotein, NodT family (TIGRFAM: RND efflux system, outer membrane lipoprotein, NodT family~PFAM: outer membrane efflux protein), protein MRMDERLANAARPALGLGLLLLSACNAGPDYRPPSVSDLKIPDQFQASSTIAAEQDMVDLARWWDSFEDPILTQLIDRAFAGNLDVDAAAARLRQARATLRGTQGQALPTAGASGSVTRSVGADSRTIIDPSTGQTIGSGGDTTVYRGGFDVAWEADLFGGIRRSIQAARATAEAREADLRFTQASIASEVGLNYVQARLAQSRLRIARENLAAQDETFELVGWRRQAGLVSSLDYEQARQLRAQTAASIPTIENDYATAVNRIAVLLGEAPGAVTALIDSPASIPLAPGVDAPIPAQVIERRPDVASAERSLAAESARIGVQTAQLYPALRLSGSFSGSSTSIGNVISDGIGNLVAGITAPIFQGGQIRAAIVGQRAATDAAYDAYRQAVLTALEEVENALKGREVAERREADLAVSYEAANNAARYAQLQYRSGLVDFQSLLDSQRTRLSSQDTAASARAARASATIQLYKALGGGWQTAPIPAPGPYEGGKRPAPAETRP, encoded by the coding sequence ATGAGGATGGACGAACGCCTTGCGAACGCCGCGCGCCCCGCCCTGGGGCTGGGCCTGCTGCTGCTGTCCGCCTGCAATGCGGGGCCGGACTATCGGCCGCCGTCGGTGTCCGACCTGAAGATTCCCGACCAGTTCCAGGCGTCGTCGACGATCGCCGCCGAACAGGACATGGTCGACCTGGCCCGCTGGTGGGACAGCTTCGAGGACCCGATCCTCACCCAGCTCATCGATCGCGCCTTCGCCGGCAATCTCGACGTCGACGCCGCCGCCGCCCGGCTGCGCCAGGCGCGCGCCACGCTGCGCGGCACCCAGGGGCAGGCGCTGCCGACCGCCGGGGCCAGCGGTTCGGTCACCCGCAGCGTCGGCGCCGACAGCCGCACGATCATCGATCCCTCGACCGGCCAGACGATCGGCAGCGGCGGCGACACCACCGTCTATCGCGGCGGCTTCGACGTCGCCTGGGAAGCCGACCTGTTCGGCGGCATCCGCCGATCGATCCAGGCCGCCCGCGCCACCGCCGAGGCGCGCGAGGCCGACCTGCGCTTCACCCAGGCGAGCATCGCGTCGGAGGTCGGGCTCAACTATGTCCAGGCGCGCCTCGCCCAGAGCCGGCTCAGGATCGCGCGCGAGAACCTCGCGGCGCAGGACGAGACCTTCGAGCTGGTCGGCTGGCGGCGCCAGGCCGGCCTCGTCTCCAGCCTCGACTATGAGCAGGCGCGCCAGCTCCGCGCCCAGACCGCCGCCTCGATCCCGACGATCGAGAACGACTATGCGACCGCGGTCAACCGCATCGCGGTGCTGCTGGGCGAGGCGCCCGGCGCCGTCACCGCGCTGATCGATTCGCCCGCCTCGATCCCGCTCGCCCCCGGAGTCGATGCGCCGATCCCCGCGCAGGTGATCGAGCGCCGCCCCGACGTCGCCAGCGCCGAGCGCTCGCTCGCCGCCGAAAGCGCCCGGATCGGTGTGCAGACCGCGCAGCTCTATCCGGCGCTGCGGCTGTCGGGCTCCTTCTCGGGCTCGTCGACCTCGATCGGCAACGTGATCAGCGACGGCATCGGCAACCTCGTCGCGGGCATCACCGCGCCGATCTTCCAGGGCGGGCAGATCCGCGCCGCGATCGTCGGCCAGCGCGCCGCCACCGACGCCGCCTACGACGCCTATCGCCAGGCGGTGCTGACCGCGCTCGAAGAGGTCGAGAACGCGCTGAAGGGCCGCGAGGTCGCCGAGCGGCGCGAGGCCGACCTCGCCGTCAGCTACGAGGCGGCGAACAACGCCGCGCGCTACGCGCAGCTCCAGTACCGGTCGGGCCTGGTCGACTTCCAGTCGCTGCTCGACAGCCAGCGCACCCGGCTGAGCAGCCAGGACACCGCCGCCAGCGCGCGCGCCGCCCGGGCGAGCGCGACCATCCAGCTCTACAAGGCGCTGGGCGGCGGCTGGCAGACCGCGCCGATCCCGGCCCCCGGACCCTATGAAGGCGGCAAACGGCCCGCCCCTGCCGAGACGAGGCCCTGA
- a CDS encoding alkyl hydroperoxide reductase/ Thiol specific antioxidant/ Mal allergen (PFAM: alkyl hydroperoxide reductase/ Thiol specific antioxidant/ Mal allergen; Redoxin domain protein) has product MRPLLPVLSLIAALALPAAAPAALKVGAKAPAFDTRASLAGKDFDFSLAKALKKGPVVLYFFPAAFTKGCTVEAHEFAEATDDFARLGATVVGMAADPIEKLNQFSVQECRNKFAVGVATPAMIKGYDVALEAGLIPNVTGRTNRTSYVIAPDGRIVFVHSELGVAGHVSGTMNAVKALKAKR; this is encoded by the coding sequence ATGCGCCCCCTGCTGCCCGTCCTGAGCTTGATCGCCGCCCTCGCCCTGCCCGCCGCCGCGCCAGCCGCGCTCAAGGTCGGCGCCAAGGCGCCGGCGTTCGACACGCGCGCGTCGCTCGCCGGCAAGGATTTCGACTTCTCGCTCGCCAAGGCGCTCAAGAAGGGCCCGGTCGTGCTCTATTTCTTCCCGGCCGCCTTCACCAAGGGCTGCACGGTCGAGGCGCACGAGTTCGCCGAGGCGACCGACGACTTCGCCAGGCTGGGCGCGACCGTGGTCGGCATGGCGGCCGACCCGATCGAAAAGCTCAACCAGTTCTCGGTCCAGGAATGCCGCAACAAATTCGCGGTCGGCGTCGCCACCCCGGCGATGATCAAGGGCTATGACGTCGCGCTGGAGGCGGGGCTGATCCCCAACGTCACCGGGCGCACCAACCGCACCTCCTATGTGATCGCCCCCGACGGGCGGATCGTCTTCGTCCATTCGGAGCTGGGCGTCGCGGGCCATGTCAGCGGCACGATGAACGCGGTCAAGGCGCTCAAGGCCAAGCGCTGA
- a CDS encoding luciferase family protein (PFAM: luciferase family protein), producing MTDPAPFRLSVLDQSPVAAGSDAAETVRNTLDLARTCDALGYDRYWLAEHHASMSIIGVAPEVLIGPVALATKRIRVGSGGIMLPHFSPFKIAETFRLLGAIAPGRIDLGLGRAPGSDQRTAYALQRDRSRRIPPDDFPQSVNELLGYLSDSLPADHPFAPLARSLPDGTQGSPDPWMLGSSPDSAQWAGELGLPYCIADFINAQALPLADIYRRAFRPSRWASEPHLMVASWAIAADDRAEAEELAMPFAMMFAHLLRGDTIRVPSVETARAWTAANPGAPRRDRRLLLGDGREVRAGIEQVAELYGAQEMMLVNIMPDHARRRRSYEMVAEAFGMTRTPEAA from the coding sequence ATGACCGATCCCGCGCCCTTCCGCCTCTCCGTCCTCGACCAGTCCCCCGTCGCCGCCGGCAGCGACGCGGCCGAGACCGTCCGCAACACGCTCGATCTCGCGCGGACCTGCGACGCGCTCGGCTATGACCGCTACTGGCTGGCCGAGCATCATGCGTCGATGAGCATCATCGGCGTCGCGCCCGAGGTATTGATCGGGCCGGTGGCGCTGGCGACGAAGCGGATCAGGGTCGGATCGGGCGGGATCATGCTGCCCCACTTCTCCCCCTTCAAGATCGCCGAGACCTTCCGGCTGCTCGGCGCGATCGCGCCGGGGCGGATCGACCTCGGCCTCGGCCGCGCGCCGGGATCGGACCAACGCACCGCCTACGCCCTCCAGCGCGACCGGTCGCGCCGCATCCCGCCCGACGATTTCCCGCAGAGCGTGAACGAGCTGCTCGGCTATCTCTCCGACAGCCTGCCCGCCGACCATCCCTTCGCGCCGCTCGCCCGATCGCTGCCCGACGGCACGCAGGGCTCGCCCGATCCGTGGATGCTCGGCTCCTCGCCCGACAGCGCGCAATGGGCCGGCGAGCTCGGCCTGCCCTATTGCATCGCCGACTTCATCAACGCGCAGGCGCTGCCGCTCGCCGACATCTACCGCCGCGCCTTCCGCCCGTCGCGCTGGGCGAGCGAGCCGCACCTGATGGTCGCCAGCTGGGCGATCGCGGCCGACGATCGTGCCGAGGCGGAGGAACTGGCGATGCCCTTCGCGATGATGTTCGCGCACCTGCTGCGCGGCGACACGATCCGGGTGCCATCGGTCGAGACCGCGCGCGCCTGGACCGCCGCCAACCCCGGGGCGCCGCGCCGCGACCGCCGCCTGCTGCTCGGCGACGGCCGCGAGGTCCGCGCCGGGATCGAGCAGGTCGCCGAGCTGTACGGCGCGCAGGAGATGATGCTGGTCAACATCATGCCCGACCACGCCAGGCGCCGCCGCTCCTACGAGATGGTCGCCGAGGCCTTCGGGATGACGCGGACGCCGGAAGCGGCTTAA
- a CDS encoding protein of unknown function DUF72 (PFAM: protein of unknown function DUF72), translating into MAGAIHVGVGGWTYEPWRDNFYPKGLAQARELEYAGQRLTGIEINGTYYGTQKRESWRKWAATVPDGFVFTVKASRFCTNRKVLADGAESIAKFVGQGIAELGPKLGPILWQFMGTKKFEPDDFARFLDLLPAEQEGVALRHALEVRHDSFVCPAFVDLARERGCAVVFAEHETYPMIADLTAPFAYARLQRTSAEVPTGYDDAALDRWAGIARSWAAGEAPEGLPYAGSPTDGGADGRDVFLFLIAGAKERNPAGAQALIERLG; encoded by the coding sequence ATGGCAGGCGCCATCCATGTCGGCGTCGGCGGCTGGACCTACGAGCCGTGGCGCGACAATTTCTACCCCAAGGGCCTGGCCCAGGCCCGCGAGCTCGAATATGCCGGCCAGCGGCTGACCGGGATCGAGATCAACGGCACCTATTACGGCACCCAGAAGCGCGAGAGCTGGCGGAAATGGGCCGCCACCGTGCCCGACGGCTTCGTCTTCACGGTCAAGGCGTCGCGCTTCTGCACCAACCGCAAGGTCCTGGCCGACGGGGCGGAGTCGATCGCCAAATTCGTCGGGCAGGGGATCGCCGAGCTCGGGCCGAAGCTCGGCCCGATCCTGTGGCAGTTCATGGGTACGAAGAAATTCGAGCCCGACGATTTCGCCCGCTTCCTCGACCTGCTGCCCGCGGAGCAGGAGGGGGTGGCGTTGCGCCATGCCTTGGAGGTGCGGCACGACAGCTTCGTCTGCCCCGCCTTCGTCGACCTGGCGCGCGAGCGCGGCTGCGCGGTCGTGTTCGCCGAGCATGAGACCTATCCGATGATCGCCGACCTGACCGCGCCCTTCGCCTATGCGCGGCTCCAGCGGACCAGCGCCGAGGTGCCGACCGGCTATGACGATGCCGCGCTCGACCGCTGGGCCGGGATCGCCCGGTCATGGGCGGCGGGCGAGGCGCCCGAGGGGCTGCCCTATGCGGGTTCGCCGACGGACGGCGGCGCGGACGGGCGCGACGTCTTCCTGTTCCTCATCGCCGGGGCGAAGGAACGCAATCCGGCGGGGGCGCAGGCGCTGATCGAGCGGCTGGGGTAG
- a CDS encoding glutathione-dependent formaldehyde-activating, GFA (PFAM: glutathione-dependent formaldehyde-activating, GFA), translating into MAFEGSCHCGKVAYTVDAEVPAQAMACNCSHCRRKGFLLAFFPAAQFRLERGEDDLKSYFFHKHAIEHRFCTTCGTQSFAMGKMPDGSEMAAVNLRCVEGVDPDALEIQKVDGASF; encoded by the coding sequence ATGGCGTTTGAAGGAAGCTGTCATTGCGGCAAGGTGGCCTATACGGTCGATGCGGAGGTGCCGGCCCAGGCGATGGCGTGCAACTGCTCGCACTGCCGGCGCAAGGGCTTCCTTCTCGCCTTCTTCCCCGCCGCGCAGTTCCGGCTGGAGCGGGGCGAGGACGATCTGAAGAGCTATTTCTTCCACAAGCACGCGATCGAGCATCGCTTCTGCACGACCTGCGGCACCCAGTCCTTCGCGATGGGGAAGATGCCCGACGGCAGTGAGATGGCGGCGGTCAACCTGCGCTGCGTCGAGGGCGTCGATCCCGATGCGCTCGAGATACAGAAGGTCGACGGGGCCAGCTTCTGA
- a CDS encoding protein of unknown function DUF1428 (PFAM: protein of unknown function DUF1428) produces MPYVDGFIVAVAKDKLDDYTALAERARDVWMSHGALSYVEALADDVSVGELTSFPRAVHLKDDETVVFSWITYESREARDAINKKVMEDPRMKHDMENAPFDGKRLIYGGFKTFVEN; encoded by the coding sequence ATGCCTTATGTGGACGGATTCATCGTCGCGGTGGCGAAGGACAAGCTCGACGACTACACGGCGCTGGCCGAACGGGCGCGCGACGTGTGGATGAGCCATGGCGCGCTGTCCTATGTCGAGGCGCTGGCCGACGACGTGTCGGTCGGGGAGTTGACCAGCTTCCCCCGCGCGGTCCATCTGAAGGACGACGAGACGGTGGTCTTTTCCTGGATCACCTATGAATCGCGCGAAGCCCGCGACGCCATCAACAAGAAGGTGATGGAGGACCCGCGGATGAAGCACGACATGGAGAATGCGCCGTTCGACGGGAAGCGCCTGATCTATGGCGGGTTCAAGACCTTCGTCGAGAATTGA
- a CDS encoding transcriptional regulator, LysR family (PFAM: regulatory protein, LysR; LysR, substrate-binding) translates to MVDRYLLRYFLAVIDQGNFSKAAASCNVSQPTLSAGIAKLETLLGRPLFIRTNRRVELTAAAVDLAGHARRIEAEFAAAERAVQSAAAPATVRLGVLGSIPAAWIEDYAARLRDSGGGERVELVEGRERELAERLARGNLDVALTILRGDSRLPAERLLTEGYALAMAATHRLADRDMIDGAELAGEPMIVRRHCELLSDTSRYFTARGVRPFFPARVTSDDRALRLVRAGLGVTVMPESFHAPGVVRPRLADFGFTRDIGLLFGEHAGRAVRDRPAIRILVDLIESRPVDGFARRGV, encoded by the coding sequence ATGGTGGACCGCTATCTGCTCCGTTACTTCCTGGCGGTGATCGACCAGGGCAATTTCTCCAAGGCGGCGGCGTCGTGCAACGTCTCGCAGCCGACCCTGTCCGCCGGCATCGCCAAGCTCGAAACCCTGCTCGGCCGTCCCTTGTTCATCCGCACCAACCGCCGGGTCGAGCTGACCGCGGCGGCGGTCGACCTCGCCGGCCATGCGCGCCGGATCGAGGCCGAGTTCGCGGCGGCCGAGCGCGCGGTGCAGTCGGCGGCGGCGCCCGCGACGGTGCGGCTGGGCGTGCTCGGCTCGATCCCGGCGGCGTGGATCGAGGATTATGCCGCGCGGCTGCGCGACAGCGGCGGCGGCGAGCGGGTCGAGCTGGTCGAGGGGCGCGAGCGCGAGCTGGCCGAGCGGCTGGCGCGCGGCAATCTCGACGTGGCGCTGACCATCCTGCGCGGCGACAGCCGGCTGCCGGCCGAGCGGCTGCTGACCGAGGGCTATGCGCTGGCGATGGCGGCGACCCACCGGCTCGCCGACCGCGACATGATCGACGGGGCCGAGCTGGCCGGCGAGCCGATGATCGTTCGCCGCCATTGCGAACTGCTGTCGGACACCAGCCGCTATTTCACCGCGCGCGGCGTCCGCCCCTTCTTCCCGGCGCGCGTCACCAGCGACGATCGCGCGCTCCGCCTCGTCCGTGCCGGGCTGGGCGTGACGGTGATGCCGGAGAGCTTCCACGCCCCCGGCGTGGTGCGCCCGCGCCTGGCCGATTTCGGCTTCACCCGTGACATCGGATTGCTGTTCGGCGAGCATGCCGGCCGGGCCGTGCGCGACCGGCCGGCGATCCGAATCCTCGTCGACCTGATCGAAAGCCGACCGGTCGACGGATTCGCGCGACGCGGCGTGTAG